A part of Streptomyces sp. NBC_00557 genomic DNA contains:
- a CDS encoding vWA domain-containing protein, which translates to MTADAPGALDLGKLFAARLHAARVRPYLATALFALRPVESPQVPTMGVDRHWRCYVSPAFVDRTPVAELAAVWVHEVAHLLRDHHGRGDRFAREHRLTGPAERLRMNIAADCEINDDVYGDGLPRPEGAVTPEKLGLRPGELMEDYLRHYRLGPRLERLAWLDCGSGADGLDREWELGPAGAHGLSAQERDAIRFRVARGIKGTPGSAPGGWRRWAEEVFHPPQPWRRLLGSALRSAVFAPGVGDDYSYGRPARRSAGLPGVVLPSLRRRPPRVCVVIDTSGSVSDAELGSALLEVAAICRAVGGRRDLVSVLSCDAAARTVQPLCRTEGIELVGGGGTDLRTGFARALRTRPDAVVVLTDGQTPWPAERPPCRTVVGLFPRTGGAYGENGPDDWANTPPAWARVVTIGSGRG; encoded by the coding sequence ATGACGGCGGACGCGCCCGGCGCGCTGGACCTCGGCAAGCTCTTCGCCGCGCGGCTGCACGCGGCCCGTGTCCGGCCGTACCTGGCGACGGCCCTGTTCGCGCTGCGGCCGGTGGAGTCCCCGCAGGTGCCGACGATGGGGGTGGACCGGCACTGGCGGTGCTATGTCTCCCCGGCGTTCGTGGACCGCACGCCGGTGGCGGAACTGGCGGCGGTGTGGGTGCACGAGGTGGCGCACCTGCTGCGCGACCATCACGGACGCGGCGACCGGTTCGCCCGCGAGCACCGGCTGACCGGTCCGGCGGAACGGCTGCGCATGAACATCGCCGCCGACTGCGAGATCAACGACGACGTGTACGGCGACGGGCTGCCGCGGCCCGAAGGCGCCGTGACACCGGAGAAGCTGGGGCTGCGCCCCGGTGAGCTCATGGAGGACTACCTGCGGCACTACCGGCTCGGGCCACGCCTGGAGCGGCTGGCCTGGCTCGACTGCGGCAGCGGCGCCGACGGGCTGGACCGGGAGTGGGAGCTGGGGCCGGCCGGCGCGCACGGGCTGAGCGCACAGGAGCGGGACGCGATCCGGTTCCGGGTGGCGCGGGGCATCAAGGGCACCCCGGGCAGCGCCCCGGGGGGCTGGCGGCGGTGGGCGGAGGAGGTGTTCCATCCGCCGCAGCCGTGGCGCCGGTTGCTGGGCTCGGCGCTGCGGTCCGCGGTCTTCGCTCCGGGCGTGGGCGACGACTACAGCTACGGCCGGCCGGCGCGGCGTTCGGCCGGGCTGCCCGGTGTCGTCCTGCCGAGCCTGCGGCGCAGGCCGCCGCGGGTGTGCGTGGTCATCGACACCTCGGGGTCGGTCAGCGACGCCGAACTGGGCAGCGCGCTGCTGGAGGTGGCCGCGATCTGCCGGGCCGTAGGCGGCCGGCGGGACCTGGTCTCCGTGCTGTCCTGCGATGCCGCGGCCCGGACGGTCCAGCCGCTGTGCCGGACGGAGGGCATCGAGCTGGTGGGCGGCGGCGGGACGGACCTGCGCACCGGGTTCGCCCGGGCGCTGCGGACACGGCCCGACGCGGTGGTGGTCCTGACGGACGGCCAGACACCCTGGCCGGCCGAACGGCCCCCCTGCCGCACGGTGGTCGGACTCTTCCCGCGGACCGGCGGTGCGTACGGCGAGAACGGCCCCGACGACTGGGCGAACACACCACCGGCGTGGGCACGGGTGGTGACGATCGGGTCGGGGCGCGGGTGA
- a CDS encoding AAA family ATPase — translation MTSRAYAPLPADRPAASPLAVADALSALLRDTTTEPRSDDQLEALTLAVAADLPVLLWGEPGIGKTAALTQLATALDLPLTTVIASVHEPSDFSGLPVVGEDPAVQGVPLAPPDWAVRLVRAGRGLLFLDELSTAPPAVQAALLRLVLERRIGALRLPPGVRIVAAANPRSSAADGWELSPPLANRFVHLQWAHDHDVVVRGLGGTWPRATLPRLDPERLSGAVAYARRAVCGFLTARPGLVHRLPGGESHRGGAWPSPRSWEATLRLIAFATAAGSSRDVLSLLVRGAVGDGPGLELLASLDRMDLPDPETLLADPAGAELPERGDLRQAVLDGVVAAVRGRPERARWDAAWALLVRAAETGAPDVVVVPATTLAALRRDDWAVPAAIERLTGVVSLSRRADEAARVAGARR, via the coding sequence ATGACCTCACGCGCTTACGCGCCCCTGCCGGCAGACCGGCCCGCCGCCTCCCCACTCGCCGTGGCGGACGCCCTGTCGGCCCTGCTGCGCGACACGACCACCGAACCGCGCTCCGACGACCAGCTGGAGGCACTCACCCTGGCCGTGGCCGCCGACCTCCCGGTCCTGCTGTGGGGCGAGCCCGGCATCGGCAAGACGGCCGCGCTGACCCAGCTCGCCACCGCCCTGGATCTGCCGCTCACCACCGTGATCGCGAGCGTGCACGAGCCGTCCGACTTCTCGGGCCTGCCCGTCGTAGGAGAGGATCCCGCGGTGCAGGGCGTCCCGCTGGCCCCGCCGGACTGGGCGGTCCGGCTGGTGCGGGCCGGGCGGGGACTGCTGTTCCTGGACGAGCTGTCCACCGCTCCCCCGGCGGTGCAGGCGGCCCTGCTCCGGCTCGTGCTGGAGCGGCGGATCGGCGCGCTGCGGCTGCCGCCCGGAGTGCGGATCGTGGCCGCCGCCAACCCCCGCTCCTCGGCGGCCGACGGCTGGGAGCTGAGCCCGCCGCTGGCCAACCGGTTCGTGCATCTGCAGTGGGCCCACGACCACGACGTCGTCGTACGGGGGCTCGGCGGGACCTGGCCGCGGGCGACCCTGCCCCGGCTCGACCCTGAGCGGCTGTCGGGGGCCGTGGCTTATGCCCGGCGCGCGGTGTGCGGGTTCCTCACCGCCCGGCCGGGGCTCGTGCACCGGCTGCCGGGCGGCGAGAGCCACCGGGGCGGCGCCTGGCCGTCGCCCCGCAGCTGGGAGGCGACCCTGCGGCTGATCGCGTTCGCGACCGCCGCCGGGTCCTCTCGGGATGTGCTGTCGCTGCTGGTGCGGGGCGCCGTCGGGGACGGCCCCGGGCTCGAACTGCTGGCGAGCCTGGACCGGATGGACCTGCCCGACCCCGAGACGCTGCTCGCCGATCCGGCCGGAGCGGAACTCCCCGAGCGCGGGGATCTGCGGCAGGCCGTGCTGGACGGGGTGGTGGCCGCGGTCCGGGGCCGCCCGGAACGGGCCCGCTGGGACGCGGCCTGGGCGTTGCTGGTGCGGGCCGCGGAGACGGGGGCGCCGGACGTCGTGGTGGTCCCGGCCACGACCCTGGCCGCCCTGCGCCGGGACGACTGGGCCGTACCCGCGGCGATCGAGCGGCTCACCGGGGTGGTGTCGCTGTCCCGGCGGGCCGACGAGGCCGCCCGGGTCGCCGGAGCCCGCCGATGA
- a CDS encoding putative protein N(5)-glutamine methyltransferase, with translation MPPSGPPSSSPSPSPSASSAAAVVSALRAAGCVFAEDEAELILDTARTEDEVSAMVDRRAAGLPLEQVLGWARFHGLRILLEPGVFVPRRRTEFLVDQALAQAPDARVVVDLCCGSGALGAALAAALDGAEVHAADIDPAAVRCARRNLAAFTGRAHQGDLYEALPAALRGRIGILTANVPYVPTGELPLLPAEARDHEPRAALDGGADGLDLLRRVAADAPEWLAPGGCLLSETSERQAPAAVRAFTDAGLTTRLAVSEELSAHVVIGVRPPSPSRSQGIDPQPRP, from the coding sequence ATGCCTCCTTCTGGTCCCCCTTCCTCTTCCCCCTCCCCATCCCCTTCTGCTTCCTCCGCTGCCGCCGTCGTCTCCGCCTTGCGTGCCGCGGGGTGCGTCTTCGCCGAGGACGAGGCGGAGTTGATCCTCGACACCGCCCGCACCGAGGACGAGGTGTCCGCGATGGTGGACCGGCGTGCCGCCGGGCTGCCGCTCGAGCAGGTCCTCGGCTGGGCCCGGTTCCACGGCCTGCGGATCCTGCTGGAACCGGGGGTGTTCGTCCCCCGCCGTCGCACCGAGTTCCTGGTCGACCAGGCGTTGGCACAGGCTCCGGACGCGCGGGTGGTCGTGGACCTGTGCTGCGGCTCGGGTGCGCTCGGCGCGGCGCTGGCCGCCGCCCTGGACGGGGCCGAGGTGCACGCCGCCGACATCGACCCGGCCGCCGTACGGTGCGCCCGACGCAACCTCGCCGCCTTCACCGGCCGGGCCCACCAGGGCGACCTCTACGAGGCCCTGCCCGCCGCGCTGCGCGGCCGCATCGGCATCCTCACCGCGAACGTGCCGTACGTACCGACCGGCGAACTGCCCCTGCTGCCGGCCGAGGCCCGCGACCATGAACCGCGCGCCGCCCTGGACGGCGGCGCGGACGGTCTGGACCTGCTGCGCCGGGTGGCAGCCGACGCCCCGGAGTGGCTCGCGCCGGGCGGCTGCCTGCTGTCCGAGACCAGCGAACGCCAGGCGCCCGCCGCCGTCCGGGCCTTCACGGACGCCGGCCTGACGACCCGTCTGGCGGTGTCGGAGGAACTGTCCGCGCACGTGGTGATCGGCGTCCGGCCTCCGAGCCCGTCACGGTCCCAGGGCATCGATCCTCAGCCCCGGCCATGA
- a CDS encoding SpoIIE family protein phosphatase produces MSAAEAPAAEGGEPVRGPVRPGGLLDVLRVASVVLDATGRIVLWSPQAEELFGYSAEEALGQYAARLMVHERHFELVGRLFADVMRTGQSWAGGFPIRHKDGSTRVVEFRNMRLLDDRGDVYALGLAADQSTVRRLEQDVALSERMVKQSPIGYAVLDTQLRFVSVNPALEKINGVPAAEHIGRTLREVLPMLESGGVEAGARRVLETGVPVIDDTTVGRTPANPDEDRIWAYSLYRLEDAMGNVLGVAVTVVDITEQHRASVEAETARRRLAIVADASARIGTTLDLDRTACELAEVAVPELADVAAVDLLDAVVEGRRSTLGPSEAAMIRALAVRPQDGSDAVRAADPPGRIARYGSDRLVTECVRTGEPVLVPQVKDADLPRIARSPEAAELLGRAGLHSYLAVPLIARGEVLGALDLKRTRNPAPFDEDDVLLARELAARAAVQIDNARWYQNARNTALTLQRSLLPSRPPVTTGLEVASRYQPAGATTEVGGDWFDVIPLEGGKTALVVGDVMGSGLSAAATMGRLRTATTTLAALDLDPALLLEHLDKTTSALDHSIATCVYAVHDPHLRQCRIANAGHLPPARVRAGRPPELLALPTGVPLGVGGVAFSTVTVDLAPGDELVFYTDGLVETRRHSLDERLDFMLSLLDDPGRPLEETCDLLLRTLHHPDNHDDVALLIARAQELA; encoded by the coding sequence ATGAGTGCAGCCGAGGCTCCGGCGGCGGAGGGCGGCGAGCCCGTGCGCGGACCGGTGCGGCCGGGCGGCCTGCTCGACGTGCTGCGCGTGGCGTCGGTGGTGCTGGACGCCACCGGCCGCATCGTGCTGTGGAGCCCGCAGGCGGAGGAGCTGTTCGGCTACAGCGCCGAGGAGGCCCTCGGCCAGTACGCGGCCCGGCTCATGGTCCACGAACGCCACTTCGAGCTCGTCGGCAGGCTCTTCGCCGATGTGATGCGCACCGGGCAGAGCTGGGCCGGCGGCTTCCCGATCCGGCACAAGGACGGCAGCACCCGCGTGGTGGAGTTCCGCAACATGCGGCTGCTGGACGACCGCGGCGACGTGTACGCCCTCGGGCTCGCCGCCGACCAGTCGACCGTGCGGCGGCTGGAGCAGGACGTGGCGCTGTCCGAGCGGATGGTGAAGCAGTCGCCGATCGGTTACGCCGTCCTGGACACCCAGCTGCGGTTCGTCTCGGTCAATCCGGCCCTGGAGAAGATCAACGGCGTGCCCGCCGCCGAGCACATCGGGCGGACGCTGCGCGAGGTGCTGCCGATGCTGGAATCCGGCGGGGTGGAGGCCGGCGCCCGCCGGGTGCTGGAGACCGGCGTGCCGGTCATCGACGACACGACGGTCGGCCGCACCCCCGCCAACCCGGACGAGGACCGCATCTGGGCCTACTCGCTGTACCGGCTCGAGGACGCCATGGGCAACGTGCTCGGCGTGGCGGTCACGGTGGTCGACATCACCGAGCAGCACCGGGCCTCGGTGGAGGCCGAGACCGCCCGGCGCCGGCTCGCCATCGTCGCCGACGCCTCCGCCCGCATCGGTACGACGCTCGACCTGGACCGCACGGCCTGTGAGCTGGCCGAGGTGGCCGTGCCGGAACTCGCCGACGTGGCCGCGGTGGACCTGCTGGACGCGGTGGTGGAAGGCCGGCGCAGCACGCTCGGTCCCTCGGAGGCGGCGATGATCCGGGCGCTCGCCGTGCGCCCGCAGGACGGCTCGGACGCCGTACGGGCCGCGGATCCGCCCGGCCGGATCGCCCGGTACGGATCCGACCGGCTGGTCACCGAATGCGTGCGCACCGGCGAGCCGGTGCTGGTGCCGCAGGTGAAGGACGCGGACCTGCCGCGCATCGCCCGCTCCCCCGAGGCGGCCGAGCTGCTGGGCCGCGCCGGGCTCCACTCCTACCTCGCGGTGCCGCTGATCGCGCGCGGCGAGGTGCTGGGCGCCCTGGACCTCAAACGCACCCGCAATCCGGCGCCGTTCGACGAGGACGACGTGCTGCTCGCCCGGGAACTGGCGGCCCGCGCGGCGGTGCAGATCGACAACGCGCGCTGGTACCAGAACGCCCGCAACACCGCCCTCACCCTGCAGCGCAGTCTGCTGCCGAGCCGTCCGCCGGTGACGACCGGCCTGGAGGTGGCCTCCCGCTACCAGCCCGCCGGGGCCACCACCGAGGTCGGCGGCGACTGGTTCGACGTCATTCCGCTGGAGGGCGGCAAGACCGCGCTGGTGGTGGGCGACGTGATGGGCAGCGGGCTCAGTGCGGCCGCGACCATGGGACGGCTGCGCACGGCGACCACCACGCTGGCCGCGCTGGACCTGGACCCGGCGCTGCTGCTGGAGCACCTGGACAAAACGACGTCGGCCCTGGACCACTCGATCGCGACGTGCGTGTACGCCGTCCACGATCCGCATCTGCGGCAGTGCCGGATCGCCAACGCCGGCCATCTGCCGCCGGCCCGCGTGCGCGCGGGCCGGCCGCCGGAACTGCTCGCCCTGCCCACCGGGGTGCCGCTGGGGGTGGGCGGGGTCGCGTTCTCCACGGTCACCGTCGACCTCGCCCCCGGCGACGAGCTGGTGTTCTACACCGACGGGCTGGTGGAGACGCGCCGCCACTCCCTCGACGAACGCCTGGACTTCATGCTGTCCCTGCTCGACGACCCGGGCCGCCCCCTGGAGGAGACCTGCGACCTCCTCCTGCGCACCCTGCACCACCCCGACAACCACGACGACGTCGCCCTGCTGATCGCGCGGGCGCAGGAACTGGCCTAG
- a CDS encoding NADPH-dependent 2,4-dienoyl-CoA reductase, with protein sequence MSRYPHLLTPLDLGFTTLPNRVLMGSMHVGLEEAERGFERMAAFYAARARGGVGLIVTGGIAPNDEGRPYEGGARLTTEAEAERHRAVTEAVHREGGRIAMQILHFGRYAYHQDLVAPSPLQAPISPFVPREMSDADVERTIDDYARAARLARRAGYDGVEIMGSEGYLVNEFIARQTNRRTDRWGGSYENRMRFPVEIVKRVREAVGEDFIVIYRLSMLDLVPGGSSLDEVITLAKAVEAAGATIINTGIGWHEARIPTIATSVPRGAYTWVTKKLMGEVSVPLVTTNRINTPELAEELLAGGYADMVSMARPMLADPDFVAKAAAGTPEAINTCIGCNQACLDHTFSGQITSCLVNPRACHETELVLAPTRLKKRVAVVGAGPAGLACAVSAAERGHDVTLFDAANEIGGQLNVARKVPGKQEFDETLRYFRHQLDAHGVDVRLGTRVTAGTVEDYDEVVVATGVTPRVPDIPGVDHPRVLGYLDVLRDGAPVGERVAVLGAGGIGFDVAEYLTDGGDKASEDPATYFRAWGVDMDYRAPGGLAAPQRPAPPRQVHLLQRKTSKVGAGLGKTTGWIHRTELKHRGVTMVPGVRYDRIDDAGLHITVGGESTVLEVDTVVLCTGQEPCRDLYDELAAAGRSVHLIGGADVAAELDAKRAIKQGTELAAAL encoded by the coding sequence ATGAGCCGTTACCCGCATCTGCTGACCCCGCTCGACCTGGGCTTCACCACGTTGCCCAACCGGGTGCTGATGGGCTCCATGCACGTCGGCCTGGAGGAGGCGGAGCGCGGCTTCGAGCGGATGGCGGCGTTCTACGCGGCGCGCGCCCGCGGCGGGGTGGGCCTCATCGTCACCGGCGGTATCGCGCCCAACGACGAGGGGCGGCCGTACGAGGGCGGCGCGAGGCTCACCACCGAGGCGGAGGCCGAGCGGCACAGGGCCGTCACCGAGGCGGTGCACCGCGAGGGCGGCCGGATCGCGATGCAGATCCTCCACTTCGGGCGGTACGCCTACCACCAGGACCTGGTCGCGCCCAGCCCGCTGCAGGCGCCGATCAGCCCCTTCGTGCCGCGCGAGATGAGCGACGCGGACGTCGAGCGGACCATCGACGACTACGCCCGCGCCGCCCGCCTGGCCCGGCGGGCCGGCTACGACGGCGTGGAGATCATGGGCTCCGAGGGCTACCTCGTCAACGAGTTCATCGCGCGCCAGACCAACCGGCGCACCGACCGCTGGGGCGGCTCCTACGAGAACCGGATGCGGTTCCCCGTCGAGATCGTCAAGCGGGTCCGCGAGGCCGTCGGCGAGGACTTCATCGTCATCTACCGGCTCTCCATGCTGGACCTGGTCCCCGGCGGCTCCTCCCTGGACGAGGTGATCACCCTCGCCAAGGCCGTCGAGGCCGCCGGGGCGACGATCATCAACACCGGCATCGGCTGGCACGAGGCCCGCATCCCGACCATCGCCACCTCCGTGCCGCGCGGCGCCTACACGTGGGTCACCAAGAAGCTCATGGGCGAGGTGTCCGTGCCGCTGGTGACCACCAACCGCATCAACACCCCGGAGCTGGCCGAGGAGTTGCTCGCCGGCGGCTACGCGGACATGGTGTCGATGGCCCGTCCGATGCTCGCCGACCCCGACTTCGTCGCCAAGGCCGCCGCCGGGACGCCCGAGGCCATCAACACCTGCATCGGTTGCAACCAGGCCTGCCTCGACCACACCTTCAGCGGCCAGATCACCTCCTGCCTGGTCAACCCACGCGCCTGCCACGAGACCGAGCTGGTGCTCGCCCCGACCCGGCTGAAGAAGCGCGTCGCCGTCGTCGGCGCCGGCCCGGCCGGCCTCGCCTGCGCGGTCAGCGCCGCCGAACGCGGCCACGACGTCACCCTCTTCGACGCCGCGAACGAGATCGGCGGCCAGCTCAACGTCGCCCGCAAGGTCCCCGGCAAGCAGGAGTTCGACGAGACCCTGCGCTACTTCCGCCACCAGCTCGACGCGCACGGCGTCGACGTACGCCTCGGCACCCGGGTCACCGCCGGGACCGTGGAGGACTACGACGAGGTGGTCGTCGCCACCGGCGTCACCCCGCGCGTCCCGGACATCCCCGGCGTCGACCACCCCCGCGTCCTCGGCTACCTCGACGTGCTGCGCGACGGCGCCCCCGTCGGCGAGCGGGTCGCCGTCCTCGGCGCCGGCGGCATCGGTTTCGACGTCGCCGAGTACCTCACCGACGGCGGCGACAAGGCGAGCGAGGACCCCGCGACGTACTTCCGCGCCTGGGGCGTCGACATGGACTACCGGGCACCGGGCGGCCTCGCCGCGCCGCAGCGGCCCGCCCCGCCCCGCCAGGTGCACCTGCTCCAGCGCAAGACCAGCAAGGTCGGCGCCGGCCTCGGCAAGACCACCGGCTGGATCCACCGCACCGAGCTCAAGCACCGCGGCGTCACCATGGTCCCGGGCGTGCGCTACGACCGGATCGACGACGCCGGCCTGCACATCACCGTCGGCGGGGAGAGCACGGTCCTCGAGGTCGACACCGTGGTGCTGTGCACCGGCCAGGAGCCGTGCCGCGACCTGTACGACGAGCTGGCCGCCGCCGGGCGCAGCGTCCATCTGATCGGCGGCGCGGACGTCGCGGCCGAACTGGACGCCAAGCGGGCCATCAAGCAGGGCACGGAGCTGGCGGCGGCGCTGTAG
- a CDS encoding PadR family transcriptional regulator, which translates to MSLPHAILTALLEKPSSGLELTRRFDKSIGYFWSATHQQIYRELGRLEAEGLIRTLPAEAPARGQRKSYEVLPAGRAELARWTAAAQDPKPMRDALLLRLRAAAVVGTAGLEADLRRHLELHRRQLAEYEEIEKRDFPPGRDAPEDRLRHLVLRAGIEVETFWTQWLGHALAEFAELPEGG; encoded by the coding sequence ATGTCACTGCCGCACGCGATCCTGACGGCGCTGCTGGAAAAGCCGTCGTCGGGACTGGAACTGACGCGCCGGTTCGACAAGTCGATCGGCTACTTCTGGTCCGCGACGCACCAGCAGATCTATCGCGAGCTGGGCAGGCTGGAGGCCGAGGGCCTCATCCGCACCCTGCCGGCCGAGGCGCCGGCCCGCGGGCAGCGGAAGAGCTACGAGGTCCTGCCCGCGGGCCGCGCCGAACTCGCCCGCTGGACCGCCGCCGCACAGGACCCCAAGCCGATGCGGGACGCCCTCCTGCTCCGGCTGCGCGCCGCGGCGGTCGTCGGCACGGCCGGCCTGGAGGCGGACCTGCGCCGCCATCTGGAGCTGCACCGGCGGCAGTTGGCCGAGTACGAGGAGATCGAGAAGCGGGACTTCCCGCCGGGCCGGGACGCCCCCGAGGACCGGCTGCGCCACCTCGTGCTGCGGGCCGGCATCGAGGTGGAGACCTTCTGGACCCAGTGGCTCGGCCACGCGCTGGCGGAGTTCGCCGAACTGCCCGAGGGCGGCTGA
- a CDS encoding fibronectin type III domain-containing protein, translating into MRRVPWPLVPVCWVLLLVAACGWGGAGEGDEGRAPGAPAGVTAQAGSATSVHVMWDAVPDSTRIRVYEVYRGTTKAEEVPGSQHMVDVTRLRPSTLYSFTVRARDAEGRLGPPSRAVRARTPALAAADRSAPARPADPAGRVLGAREVQLSWGASRDDRGVVSYEIRQGGTEIHSVGGDQTAAVVTGLRPGTAYVFTVRARDAAGNLSPASAPVRLTTPGADDGRDTAPTGFTAHTHRSGGAYYIDLAWDPPRTDGVITEYQIRLDGTATTSLVWGGTPPRGRSAYSFYAGRTAGEHHRVRLRARLPDGTWGGWTPQRAVTTAG; encoded by the coding sequence GTGCGACGCGTTCCCTGGCCGCTCGTGCCGGTCTGCTGGGTCCTGCTGCTGGTCGCGGCCTGCGGCTGGGGCGGGGCCGGCGAGGGCGACGAAGGGCGGGCGCCCGGCGCGCCGGCCGGGGTCACCGCGCAGGCGGGCAGCGCCACCAGCGTGCACGTGATGTGGGACGCGGTGCCGGACAGCACGCGGATCCGCGTCTACGAGGTCTATCGCGGCACCACGAAGGCGGAGGAGGTGCCGGGTTCGCAGCACATGGTGGACGTCACCAGGCTCAGGCCGTCCACCCTGTACTCCTTCACCGTGCGCGCCCGGGACGCCGAAGGGCGGCTCGGCCCGCCGAGCCGTGCGGTCCGCGCACGGACACCGGCCCTGGCGGCGGCGGACCGCTCGGCGCCGGCCCGGCCCGCCGATCCCGCCGGGCGGGTGCTCGGCGCCCGGGAGGTCCAGCTGTCGTGGGGCGCGTCCCGCGACGACCGGGGCGTGGTGTCGTACGAGATCCGGCAGGGCGGGACGGAGATCCACAGCGTGGGCGGGGACCAGACCGCGGCCGTGGTCACCGGGCTGCGTCCCGGCACCGCGTACGTCTTCACGGTGCGGGCCCGGGACGCCGCCGGCAACCTCTCCCCCGCGAGCGCGCCGGTGCGCCTCACCACACCGGGCGCCGACGACGGCCGGGACACCGCGCCCACCGGCTTCACCGCGCACACGCACCGCTCCGGCGGGGCGTACTACATCGACCTGGCCTGGGACCCGCCGCGCACGGACGGCGTCATCACCGAGTACCAGATCCGGCTGGACGGCACCGCGACGACCTCCCTGGTCTGGGGCGGCACTCCCCCGCGCGGCCGCTCGGCCTACAGCTTCTACGCCGGCCGCACCGCGGGAGAGCACCACCGCGTACGGCTCCGGGCCAGGCTCCCCGACGGCACATGGGGCGGCTGGACCCCGCAGCGGGCGGTGACGACAGCCGGCTGA
- a CDS encoding glycoside hydrolase family 75 protein → MLVPLLTPAMIGAALLTPATLPDPAVAAPPRAHHGAHSEGAVAAGDLLARLGECRRISHGRYRTDAGGPATVPVCDTRDAVFWQADLDVDCDGRPTARCNRRTDPQFAATTACQQSDGRQLNAAALPYIVVPARSRIWNPGAHGVRGGSVAAVIYQDRVQYAVVGDTGPRDIIGEASYATARGLGIGADPRVGGTPSGVTYVVFKNSRVAPLQDHAAAVAAGTRLARLFVANR, encoded by the coding sequence GTGCTTGTCCCGTTGCTGACGCCGGCCATGATCGGCGCCGCGCTGCTCACCCCGGCCACGCTGCCCGACCCGGCCGTCGCCGCCCCGCCGCGGGCCCATCACGGGGCCCACAGCGAGGGCGCCGTGGCGGCCGGCGACCTGCTGGCCCGGCTGGGCGAGTGCCGCCGGATCTCGCACGGCCGGTACCGCACCGACGCGGGCGGCCCCGCGACCGTGCCCGTCTGCGACACCCGGGACGCCGTCTTCTGGCAGGCCGACCTGGACGTCGACTGCGACGGACGGCCCACCGCCCGCTGCAACCGGCGCACCGACCCGCAGTTCGCCGCCACGACCGCCTGTCAGCAGTCGGACGGCCGCCAGCTGAACGCCGCCGCCCTGCCCTACATCGTCGTCCCGGCCCGGAGCCGCATCTGGAACCCCGGCGCGCACGGCGTGCGGGGCGGTTCCGTCGCCGCCGTGATCTACCAGGACCGGGTGCAGTACGCCGTGGTCGGCGACACCGGTCCGCGCGACATCATCGGCGAGGCGTCCTACGCCACCGCCCGGGGCCTCGGCATCGGGGCCGACCCGCGCGTCGGCGGGACCCCCTCCGGCGTCACCTACGTCGTCTTCAAGAACTCCCGGGTGGCCCCCCTCCAGGACCACGCGGCGGCGGTGGCCGCGGGAACGCGCCTGGCCAGGCTGTTCGTCGCGAACAGATGA
- a CDS encoding PTS-dependent dihydroxyacetone kinase phosphotransferase subunit DhaM, with protein sequence MSDEKVVGIVLVSHSAEVAASVAELAKGLAGGAPAVPVAPAGGTEGGGLGTSAELVSAAAASVDRGAGVAVLTDLGSAVLTVKALIAEGDELPDGTRLVDAPFVEGAVAAVVTAAAGADLDAVEAAAKEAYGYRKV encoded by the coding sequence GTGAGCGACGAGAAGGTGGTCGGGATCGTGCTGGTGTCGCACAGCGCGGAGGTGGCCGCCTCGGTCGCCGAACTGGCCAAGGGCCTGGCGGGCGGGGCGCCCGCCGTGCCGGTGGCCCCGGCGGGCGGCACCGAGGGCGGTGGGCTCGGCACCAGCGCGGAGCTGGTCTCCGCCGCGGCGGCCTCGGTCGACCGGGGGGCCGGGGTGGCGGTGCTCACCGATCTCGGCAGTGCCGTGCTCACCGTGAAGGCGCTGATCGCCGAGGGCGACGAACTGCCGGACGGGACCCGGCTGGTGGACGCCCCGTTCGTCGAGGGCGCCGTCGCGGCGGTGGTCACGGCCGCCGCGGGCGCCGATCTCGACGCGGTGGAGGCCGCGGCGAAGGAGGCGTACGGCTACCGCAAGGTGTGA
- the dhaL gene encoding dihydroxyacetone kinase subunit DhaL: MLDADFFRRWMAATAASVNREADRLTALDSAIGDADHGSNLQRGFTAVRTALEKEAPDTPGAVLVLAGRQLISTVGGASGPLYGTLLRRTGKALGDAAEVGEEQLAEALRAGVDGVMALGGAAPGDKTMIDALLPAVDALGDGFAAARAAAEEGAVATTPLQARKGRASYLGERSIGHQDPGATSSALLVAALEEAAEGGR, encoded by the coding sequence GTGCTCGACGCCGACTTCTTCCGCCGTTGGATGGCGGCGACCGCCGCGTCCGTGAACCGCGAGGCGGACCGGCTCACCGCCCTCGACTCCGCCATCGGCGACGCCGACCACGGCAGCAATCTGCAGCGCGGTTTCACGGCCGTGCGGACCGCCCTGGAGAAGGAGGCGCCGGACACCCCCGGCGCGGTCCTGGTGCTGGCCGGGCGGCAGCTCATCTCCACGGTGGGCGGCGCGTCCGGGCCGCTGTACGGCACCCTGCTGCGCCGGACCGGCAAGGCACTGGGCGATGCCGCCGAGGTCGGGGAGGAGCAGCTGGCCGAGGCGCTGCGCGCCGGCGTGGACGGGGTGATGGCGCTCGGCGGTGCCGCCCCCGGCGACAAGACCATGATCGACGCCCTGCTGCCGGCCGTGGACGCGCTCGGCGACGGCTTCGCGGCCGCGCGGGCCGCCGCCGAGGAGGGCGCGGTGGCCACCACCCCGCTGCAGGCCCGCAAGGGCCGGGCCAGTTATCTCGGCGAGCGCAGCATCGGCCACCAGGATCCGGGCGCGACCTCCTCGGCGCTGCTCGTCGCCGCGCTGGAAGAGGCGGCGGAGGGCGGCCGGTGA